One genomic region from Gemmatimonadales bacterium encodes:
- a CDS encoding ATP phosphoribosyltransferase regulatory subunit: MSRPAVAAIPPGALDLTGEAARRRRRLQRAAMDLLERAGYDELLPPTFEYEDTFLRAGGAGVAERLVRFPDRDGRILALRFDFTASIARVASTTFADAVKPLRLSYSGRVYRQEPERGGRPRETLQVGAELLGESGLAADLEMVRLTLALVRSAGLQDFQVNLGHVGVLAPGLEAVDEPLRTQVRHWIDRKDRGNLCRALAGAGGPAQTLTALPFVIGRRAALEGAAEAAPAGARAALQHLLALDAALSADERGHVVYDLGEVRGLDYYTGMQFEVYVAGTGRAVGAGGRYDELMGRFGRPRAAVGVSLDLDSIAEVPA; encoded by the coding sequence ATGAGCCGTCCCGCCGTCGCCGCGATTCCTCCCGGCGCGCTCGACCTCACCGGCGAGGCCGCGCGCCGGCGGCGGCGGCTCCAGCGCGCCGCCATGGACCTGCTGGAACGCGCCGGCTACGACGAGTTGCTCCCGCCGACCTTCGAGTACGAGGACACCTTCCTTCGAGCGGGCGGCGCCGGCGTGGCGGAGCGCCTGGTACGGTTCCCCGATCGCGACGGTCGGATCCTCGCCTTGCGCTTCGATTTCACCGCGAGCATCGCGCGGGTGGCGTCGACCACCTTCGCCGACGCGGTGAAGCCGCTTCGGTTGAGCTACTCCGGCCGGGTGTACCGTCAGGAGCCCGAGCGCGGCGGCCGCCCCCGCGAGACCCTCCAGGTCGGCGCCGAGCTGCTGGGCGAGAGCGGTCTGGCGGCGGACCTCGAGATGGTGCGGCTCACCCTCGCCCTGGTCCGGTCGGCGGGGCTGCAGGACTTCCAGGTAAATCTGGGGCACGTGGGTGTGCTGGCGCCTGGACTCGAGGCAGTGGACGAGCCGCTCCGGACCCAGGTGCGACACTGGATCGACCGGAAGGATCGTGGCAATCTCTGCCGCGCACTTGCCGGCGCGGGCGGCCCCGCTCAAACCCTGACCGCGCTGCCGTTCGTGATCGGCCGGCGCGCCGCCCTGGAGGGAGCGGCCGAGGCGGCTCCCGCCGGAGCCCGGGCCGCTCTGCAGCATCTGCTTGCACTGGATGCGGCCCTCTCCGCCGATGAGCGGGGACACGTGGTCTACGACCTGGGCGAGGTCCGGGGACTCGACTACTACACCGGGATGCAGTTCGAGGTGTACGTGGCGGGCACGGGACGGGCGGTGGGTGCCGGGGGCCGCTACGACGAGCTGATGGGGCGGTTCGGAAGGCCCAGGGCGGCGGTCGGTGTCTCACTCGATCTGGACAGCATCGCGGAGGTGCCGGCGTGA
- the hisD gene encoding histidinol dehydrogenase, with translation MIRRLVVPPFEALEPLLPRRGGADRATRDAVSAILEAVLQRGDEAVREYARQFDGVDLAPDQWALDPGIWQAALERIPAPLRTALNLAVDRVRVYHEHQRDPGFHLTEADGSLVGVKLSPLDRVGLYIPGGKASYPSSVVMNAVPALVAGVQEIIAVVPPQGVTDLVLSACALSGVTRIFRIGGAQAVAALAYGTATVPRVDKIVGPGNRWVAEAKRQVAGDVGIDMIAGPTEVLIIADGTARPDWIAADLIAQAEHDEEATSWCVTTDAPLADALPDALEAALARAPREAIARTALDRHGAIVLVPSMREAIEVTNRRAPEHVEIMAQGAERIASSIRHAGAIFLGDDTPEPVGDYLAGPSHVLPTSGTARYASPLGVYDFVKRTSVIRYTRARLTADAAPLIALAEAEGLYGHAQAVRVRDTPPGYP, from the coding sequence ATGATCCGGCGACTCGTTGTGCCCCCGTTCGAGGCCCTGGAGCCCCTCTTGCCCCGACGCGGGGGCGCCGATCGGGCCACCCGCGACGCGGTGAGCGCCATCCTCGAGGCCGTCCTCCAGAGGGGCGACGAGGCGGTGCGGGAGTACGCCCGGCAGTTCGACGGGGTGGATCTCGCCCCGGACCAGTGGGCCCTCGATCCGGGCATCTGGCAGGCCGCGCTGGAGCGGATCCCGGCCCCGCTTCGCACGGCACTCAACCTGGCCGTCGACCGGGTGCGGGTCTACCACGAGCACCAGCGGGACCCGGGCTTTCACCTGACCGAGGCGGACGGAAGCCTGGTGGGGGTCAAGCTCTCGCCGCTCGACCGGGTGGGTCTCTACATCCCCGGTGGCAAGGCGTCCTATCCCTCCTCGGTGGTGATGAATGCGGTGCCGGCCCTGGTGGCCGGCGTGCAGGAGATCATTGCCGTGGTCCCCCCGCAGGGCGTGACCGACCTCGTGCTGTCTGCCTGCGCCCTCTCCGGTGTCACCCGGATCTTCCGGATCGGCGGGGCCCAGGCGGTGGCCGCCCTGGCGTACGGCACGGCCACCGTCCCCAGGGTGGACAAGATCGTGGGCCCGGGGAACCGCTGGGTGGCGGAGGCCAAGCGGCAGGTGGCGGGGGACGTGGGGATCGATATGATCGCGGGCCCGACCGAGGTGCTGATCATCGCCGATGGCACGGCCCGGCCCGACTGGATCGCGGCGGACCTCATCGCCCAGGCGGAGCACGACGAAGAGGCCACCAGCTGGTGCGTGACCACCGATGCGCCGCTCGCCGACGCGCTGCCGGACGCCCTGGAGGCGGCCCTGGCGCGGGCGCCGCGCGAGGCGATCGCCCGGACCGCGCTGGACCGGCATGGCGCCATCGTGCTGGTGCCCTCGATGCGGGAGGCGATCGAGGTGACCAACCGGCGCGCACCCGAGCACGTCGAGATCATGGCGCAGGGGGCCGAGCGCATCGCGAGCAGCATCCGCCACGCCGGGGCCATTTTCCTGGGCGACGACACGCCAGAGCCGGTCGGCGACTACCTGGCCGGACCGAGCCACGTGCTGCCTACCAGTGGCACCGCCCGCTACGCCTCGCCTCTCGGGGTCTACGACTTCGTCAAGCGGACCAGCGTGATCCGCTACACGCGGGCCCGACTGACGGCCGATGCGGCGCCGCTGATCGCACTGGCCGAAGCGGAAGGACTGTACGGACACGCGCAAGCGGTCCGGGTTCGCGACACGCCGCCCGGTTATCCTTGA
- the hisG gene encoding ATP phosphoribosyltransferase, translating to MSRLRVALAKGRLYQPSVERFSRAGAEPAADAGRRLLIPSSDPGIEFLVVKPGDVPVYVESGAADLGVTGTDVLRETGADVLEPLELGFGTCRLVVAAPADSAYPALEDGITARVATKYPRLAQAHFGASGRPVDIIQVNGSVEVAPLLNLSHWIVDLVDTGNTLRANGLVERETILACGAVLVANRASQKLKLDAYLDLMGRLERAAG from the coding sequence GTGAGTCGACTGCGGGTCGCGCTCGCGAAGGGGCGCCTCTACCAGCCCTCGGTCGAGCGCTTCAGCCGGGCCGGCGCCGAGCCGGCGGCCGATGCCGGCCGCCGGCTGCTCATTCCGTCCAGCGATCCGGGCATCGAGTTCCTGGTGGTGAAGCCGGGCGATGTGCCCGTCTATGTCGAGTCCGGTGCCGCCGATCTCGGCGTCACCGGGACCGACGTGTTGCGGGAGACAGGCGCGGATGTCCTCGAGCCGCTGGAGTTGGGCTTCGGGACCTGTCGCCTGGTCGTCGCGGCACCCGCGGACAGTGCGTACCCCGCTCTCGAGGACGGCATCACGGCCCGGGTCGCGACCAAGTATCCGCGACTCGCCCAGGCCCATTTCGGCGCGTCCGGCCGCCCGGTGGACATCATCCAGGTGAACGGCTCGGTCGAGGTGGCGCCGCTGCTCAACCTCTCGCACTGGATCGTGGACCTGGTCGATACCGGAAATACGCTCCGGGCCAACGGGTTGGTGGAGCGGGAGACGATCCTCGCGTGCGGCGCGGTGCTGGTGGCCAACCGAGCGTCGCAGAAGCTCAAGCTGGATGCGTATCTGGATCTGATGGGGCGGTTGGAGAGGGCGGCGGGGTAG
- a CDS encoding hemolysin family protein, producing MESAPPISVGFGIASVFVLVLANAFFVATEFALVSARRTRLDEMIRNGDRKATLARRAIQSLSRYISATQLGITLTSLGLGWIGEPALATLLANLFTWLPPLMEKLATHSVAVVIAFTLITSLHIILGELVPKAFALVYPETVSTWTVPPLMVFAWVMAGPIAVLRGTSNRLLGLFDINPPGEEERLHSPEEIRMLVEQSEVGGSLHQDDARLLEGVFEFSEKTAQEVMTPRTQMVALESGLTVETAADEVAVARRSRYPVYTESLDEIVGVVHAKDILTAMRRQPGQTVRDIMRPPLFVPGTREVEDVLADMKRLKTHLAVVLDEYGGTAGLVTMEDLLEEIVGPIYDEYDPQDKAGPRDGATRLDGAMPITEFNAEHDASLDDTDYTTIGGYVFGQLGRLPRPGDRVTAGRHIFEVVEMDGRRVKALRLHQAEPASQSTDGPAAG from the coding sequence ATGGAATCAGCCCCTCCGATTTCGGTCGGTTTCGGCATCGCCTCGGTGTTCGTGCTGGTCCTGGCGAACGCCTTCTTCGTGGCCACCGAGTTCGCGTTGGTGAGCGCGCGCCGCACGCGGCTCGATGAGATGATCCGGAACGGGGATCGCAAAGCTACGCTCGCCCGCCGGGCCATACAATCGCTCTCCCGCTACATCTCGGCGACTCAGCTCGGCATCACGCTGACCTCGCTTGGCCTGGGATGGATCGGCGAGCCGGCCCTGGCGACCTTGCTGGCGAATCTGTTCACCTGGCTGCCACCGCTCATGGAGAAGCTCGCCACGCACAGCGTGGCGGTGGTGATCGCGTTCACTCTGATCACTAGCCTGCACATCATCCTGGGCGAGCTGGTGCCCAAGGCCTTCGCCCTGGTCTATCCCGAGACCGTGAGCACCTGGACCGTGCCGCCGCTCATGGTTTTCGCCTGGGTCATGGCCGGACCCATCGCGGTGCTCCGCGGCACCTCGAACCGACTCCTCGGCCTCTTCGACATCAATCCCCCGGGGGAAGAGGAGCGCCTCCACTCGCCGGAGGAAATCCGGATGCTGGTCGAGCAGAGTGAAGTGGGTGGGAGCCTGCACCAGGACGACGCCCGCCTCCTCGAGGGCGTCTTCGAGTTCAGTGAGAAGACCGCGCAGGAAGTGATGACCCCGCGCACCCAGATGGTGGCGCTGGAGTCGGGACTCACGGTCGAGACCGCCGCGGACGAGGTGGCGGTGGCCCGCCGCTCCCGCTATCCGGTCTACACCGAGTCGCTGGACGAGATCGTGGGCGTGGTGCACGCCAAGGACATCCTTACCGCGATGCGCCGGCAGCCGGGTCAGACCGTCCGGGATATCATGCGGCCGCCGCTCTTCGTGCCGGGCACCCGCGAGGTCGAGGATGTGCTGGCCGACATGAAACGGCTCAAGACCCACCTGGCCGTGGTGCTCGACGAGTACGGCGGCACCGCCGGGCTGGTGACCATGGAGGATCTGCTGGAGGAGATCGTGGGGCCGATCTACGACGAGTACGACCCGCAGGACAAGGCGGGGCCCCGCGACGGCGCCACCCGGCTCGACGGGGCGATGCCGATCACCGAGTTCAACGCCGAGCACGACGCCTCGCTCGACGACACCGATTACACCACCATCGGCGGGTACGTCTTCGGCCAGCTCGGTCGGCTGCCGCGCCCGGGCGACCGGGTCACGGCGGGCCGGCACATCTTCGAGGTGGTCGAGATGGACGGCCGCCGGGTCAAGGCCCTGCGGCTGCACCAGGCCGAGCCCGCGAGTCAGAGCACCGACGGCCCGGCGGCGGGATAG